The Xyrauchen texanus isolate HMW12.3.18 chromosome 28, RBS_HiC_50CHRs, whole genome shotgun sequence genome has a segment encoding these proteins:
- the LOC127621690 gene encoding A-kinase anchor protein 12-like isoform X1, which yields MGATPSVQRDAKSPEDAPAEDISAEVNETQDGEAVDGKPLQKNGQISISSLNRKTDDQSELNGHTEENPPAEVGQTDAISQKEDNPETIEVHQEEVAPQVNGEKEGDDSANADEITTTEEKVVEEKQEEANEVGFKKIFRFVGFKFTLKKDKNEKAEPVQLLTVKEAESGASDAATEENKEKSVTKESKSEEEISAETTEKKKEATAEDATDKAEEPTDQPEMNATAVSEKSSDEVPVKSAEETGTTLEKEPEPEVPMESSTSPPSQESQSPFRRFFTQGIFSNLRKKTSFKKSKDEEQVKEKSVEEDIKKAEETADDAVESTEEAKVHAEKGPAETEQIEKLTETVETEVDTAEFTSNDTEEQKDLKVEAETTSVVETVTQTETAEAPVAETSDDAQPSNDAKPANDKSDISVEVNIEAEILSSQEKAKAQGSPLKKLFTGAGLKKLSSKKQKSKKEADSKQTESGEQAAEQILQSTESTEPQKPGSGESSPDESAEHVVVEVTQAEVAQAVEAEGEPATSDSEKKKDGILPWSSFKKLVTPKKRVKRPSESEDEAPGDKLKSSTLSSTESAVFDEKTDETKPSEDAPSESKEESQEESKDEPKAEKTEPVAEEPKRKIDTSVSWEALICVGSAKKRARKTSDSDEEEFKIEEQVQQSGEEQAKTAESPVVSSGEADHENLASSPEPEEDLVSTWESFKRLVTQRKKPKAEDKSDEASGPEQTTSDSEIPKEESSFSLRKFIPRRKKKSDGKQVSLDVGSAEDDSDTPAVVPLSEYDNEPSAEVAIKAEEIKQEVAPVTQAQASTEDRAPSWISTTVENVEDETEGKQLCDIPEEGDAVATPKSTDDTIAEDIVKLTSEAVTTLEQVETEMVSAVTHILVTSGEMTPVSGDSMEKTDVVLQEDAENISVTTSNVDITMTEAEEKNFDITTDVYQVESAIKEEKTVLVAYEKTEATAICTGLDTREIQAVEEECISKPSVESVTAVSQALVTGLAVEDKTEKPETASVTEVEFHEAQVSEVQTELKEELQSPLENAVEEKPLQEVPADETAESKEDLIPVVTPTEEFAVIRETVCVISSTLESTDSQTAELAHDAAMENVPLVLPSSDHKIQVIVNDVEVVTSQRFVEGNCEVTSTNVCVVVEEVCENMKEVELIKADKVREAEIIKKQSSVIVQEVIQHVVENFAEAHEEKSISETASEELSFKLEETPAASEIIDDKPSTEVILDEKLPSDTIPEKPNTSDTVCENGDEQTCIITQKPTVNEAILIVETVPVSITAEIPAQSEEFDTVSVKVVQQETELTKSEVEQKQAEEKTVEDKEEFNETTESEDGKSQVQTDFKKVPTEIQKDTTETSATQEEKCQSTSAHQHQVLAEQCQIVQEVQIETARELNIGVVNIINADDVLEINMKDDNSEGQKSLEDMPQKDLEEPQMEVSTVDTKNQGESGDADCQNTDIKNVAAKLEITTEKTANTIAVEEVVEEVGNELGPVSTEVVTVS from the coding sequence TTGGCCAGACGGATGCCATCTCCCAAAAAGAAGACAACCCTGAAACAATTGAGGTGCATCAGGAAGAAGTAGCCCCTCAGGTTAATGGAGAGAAAGAAGGAGACGACTCTGCAAATGCAGATGAAATTACAACCACAGAAGAGAAGGTAGTAGAGGAAAAACAAGAGGAGGCCAATGAGGTGGGCTTCAAGAAGATCTTCCGTTTTGTTGGATTTAAGTTCACACTGAAGAAGGATAAGAATGAGAAGGCAGAGCCTGTGCAACTTCTGACAGTGAAGGAAGCAGAGAGTGGTGCTTCAGATGCAGCCACtgaagaaaacaaagagaaaTCGGTAACAAAGGAATCCAAATCTGAGGAAGAGATATCAGCAGAAActacagagaaaaagaaagaggccACAGCTGAAGATGCAACTGATAAGGCAGAAGAACCAACAGACCAACCTGAAATGAATGCCACAGCAGTGTCTGAAAAAAGCAGTGATGAGGTGCCAGTGAAATCTGCAGAGGAAACTGGGACAACATTGGAGAAAGAGCCAGAGCCAGAAGTGCCAATGGAATCATCCACTAGTCCACCCTCTCAAGAGTCACAGAGTCCCTTTAGGAGATTTTTTACTCAGGGAATCTTTTCCAACCTGCGAAAGAAGACAAGCTTTAAGAAGTCAAaagatgaggaacaagtcaagGAAAAGTCTGTAGAGGAAGACATTAAGAAAGCTGAGGAGACAGCAGATGATGCTGTTGAGAGTACAGAAGAAGCTAAAGTGCATGCAGAGAAAGGACCAGCTGAGACAGAACAGATAGAGAAGCTAACTGAAACAGTTGAAACTGAAGTAGACACAGCTGAATTTACTTCCAATGACACAGAGGAGCAAAAAGATCTTAAAGTAGAAGCTGAGACTACAAGTGTGGTTGAAACTGTGACTCAAACTGAAACTGCTGAAGCTCCTGTTGCTGAAACTTCTGATGATGCCCAACCCAGCAATGATGCAAAACCAGCAAATGACAAGTCAGATATTTCTGTAGAGGTGAACATTGAAGCAGAAATTCTGTCATCTCAGGAGAAAGCCAAGGCTCAGGGAAGCCCACTTAAGAAGCTGTTTACAGGAGCAGGTCTAAAAAAGCTGTCATCCAAAAAACAGAAGAGCAAGAAAGAAGCTGATTCAAAGCAAACAGAATCAGGTGAACAAGCTGCGGAACAGATCCTCCAATCCACTGAGTCAACAGAGCCCCAGAAACCTGGCAGTGGAGAATCTTCTCCAGATGAATCTGCTGAGCATGTTGTAGTGGAGGTAACTCAAGCTGAGGTAGCTCAAGCTGTCGAGGCTGAGGGTGAGCCAGCCACTTCTGACAGTGAGAAGAAGAAGGATGGAATTTTACCATGGTCATCTTTCAAAAAACTAGTCACTCCAAAAAAACGTGTCAAAAGGCCCTCTGAAAGTGAAGACGAGGCACCTGGTGACAAACTCAAATCTTCTACCCTGTCTTCAACTGAGAGTGCCGTCTTTGATGAGAAAACTGATGAGACTAAACCATCAGAAGATGCACCATCTGAGTCTAAAGAAGAATCTCAGGAAGAATCTAAGGATGAGCCAAAAGCTGAGAAGACTGAACCAGTTGCAGAAGAGCCTAAAAGAAAAATTGATACATCTGTGTCCTGGGAAGCTCTGATTTGTGTGGGGTCAGCTAAAAAAAGGGCCAGAAAGACTTCTGATTCTGATGAAGAAGAATTTAAGATTGAGGAACAAGTCCAGCAGTCTGGGGAAGAGCAGGCAAAGACTGCCGAGTCCCCTGTTGTAAGCTCTGGTGAAGCTGACCATGAGAATTTGGCATCCTCACCTGAACCAGAGGAAGACCTTGTTTCAACTTGGGAGTCCTTTAAAAGGCTCGTAACCCAGCGAAAGAAACCCAAAGCCGAAGACAAGTCAGATGAAGCCTCAGGTCCAGAGCAGACAACCTCCGACAGTGAGATCCCCAAAGAAGAATCCTCGTTCTCTTTGAGGAAATTCATTCCACGCAGGAAGAAGAAGTCTGATGGTAAACAAGTTTCTTTGGATGTTGGCTCTGCAGAGGATGATTCTGACACTCCAGCTGTGGTGCCTCTGTCAGAATATGACAATGAACCATCTGCAGAAGTTGCAATCAAGGCAGAGGAGATAAAGCAGGAAGTTGCACCAGTCACTCAGGCACAGGCCTCGACTGAAGATAGAGCACCATCTTGGATCTCAACCACTGTGGAAAATGTAGAGGATGAGACAGAAGGAAAGCAACTGTGTGACATACCCGAAGAAGGAGACGCAGTTGCCACACCTAAATCAACCGATGACACCATTGCAGAGGACATAGTTAAGCTTACATCAGAGGCTGTTACTACCCTTGAACAGGTGGAGACAGAAATGGTTTCTGCCGTTACACACATTTTGGTTACATCAGGGGAGATGACTCCTGTCTCAGGTGATAGTATGGAGAAGACTGATGTGGTACTGCAGGAAGATGCAGAAAATATTTCTGTTACCACAAGTAACGTGGATATCACCATGACCGAGGCAGAGGAAAAAAACTTTGATATTACCACTGATGTTTATCAGGTTGAGTCAGCCATCAAGGAAGAGAAAACAGTCTTGGTTGCATATGAGAAAACAGAGGCTACAGCCATTTGCACTGGGCTTGACACCCGTGAAATACAGGCAGTGGAAGAAGAATGCATCTCAAAACCTTCAGTAGAGTCTGTCACTGCTGTTAGCCAGGCACTAGTCACAGGGTTGGCCGTTGAAGACAAAACAGAGAAGCCTGAAACAGCCAGTGTGACTGAGGTTGAATTTCATGAGGCTCAGGTGAGTGAAGTTCAGACAGAGCTCAAAGAAGAGCTTCAATCACCCTTAGAAAATGCTGTTGAGGAGAAACCCCTTCAAGAGGTGCCTGCTGATGAAACTGCTGAGTCCAAGGAAGATCTCATTCCTGTTGTAACACCCACTGAAGAATTTGCAGTCATCAGAGAGACTGTCTGTGTTATAAGCTCAACGTTAGAGTCTACAGATTCCCAGACAGCAGAGCTAGCACATGATGCTGCTATGGAAAATGTCCCCCTTGTACTTCCTTCTAGTGACCACAAAATCCAGGTTATAGTGAATGATGTTGAGGTTGTCACTTCTCAAAGATTTGTTGAGGGAAACTGTGAAGTGACTTcaacaaatgtttgtgttgtggttGAGGAAGTTTGTGAGAATATGAAAGAAGTCGAACTAATAAAGGCAGACAAAGTGAGAGAGGCAGAAATCATTAAAAAGCAGAGCAGTGTTATTGTGCAGGAAGTCATTCAACATGTTGTAGAGAACTTTGCTGAGGCACATGAGGAAAAATCCATATCTGAGACGGCTAGTGAGGAGTTAAGCTTTAAGCTTGAAGAGACCCCAGCAGCTTCTGAAATCATTGACGATAAACCTTCAACAGAAGTCATTTTAGATGAAAAACTTCCATCAGACACAATCCCTGAGAAGCCAAATACATCTGACACTGTCTGCGAAAATGGTGATGAACAAACTTGTATTATCACTCAAAAACCTACAGTCAATGAAGCCATTTTGATTGTGGAAACAGTCCCAGTTTCCATCACAGCTGAAATCCCAGCTCAGAGTGAGGAGTTTGACACAGTCTCTGTGAAAGTTGTGCAGCAAGAAACAGAGCTAACAAAAAGTGAAGTCGAACAAAAGCAAGCAGAAGAGAAAACAGTAGAAGACAAAGAAGAATTTAATGAGACCACAGAAAGTGAAGATGGAAAAAGTCAAGTTCAAACAGATTTCAAGAAAGTGCCAACAGAAATCCAAAAAGATACCACAGAGACTTCAGCCACACAAGAGGAAAAGTGCCAGTCTACATCTGCACATCAACACCAGGTTTTGGCTGAGCAATGTCAAATAGTGCAAGAGGTACAGATTGAGACGGCACGGGAATTAAACATTGGTGTCGTAAACATAATAAATGCAGATGATGTACTTGAGATAAACATGAAAGATGACAATTCAGAGGGTCAGAAATCATTAGAAGACATGCCTCAAAAAGACTTGGAGGAGCCTCAAATGGAAGTTTCAACAGTGGACACGAAAAACCAGGGAGAGTCTGGAGATGCAGATTgtcaaaatacagatataaaaaacGTAGCTGCCAAACTGGAGATCACTACTGAGAAGACAGCAAACACCATTGCAGTGGAGGAGGTAGTGGAGGAAGTCGGGAATGAGCTCGGGCCGGTTTCAACAGAGGTTGTCACGGTGTCATGA
- the LOC127621690 gene encoding A-kinase anchor protein 12-like isoform X2 → MLGTITLTVGQTDAISQKEDNPETIEVHQEEVAPQVNGEKEGDDSANADEITTTEEKVVEEKQEEANEVGFKKIFRFVGFKFTLKKDKNEKAEPVQLLTVKEAESGASDAATEENKEKSVTKESKSEEEISAETTEKKKEATAEDATDKAEEPTDQPEMNATAVSEKSSDEVPVKSAEETGTTLEKEPEPEVPMESSTSPPSQESQSPFRRFFTQGIFSNLRKKTSFKKSKDEEQVKEKSVEEDIKKAEETADDAVESTEEAKVHAEKGPAETEQIEKLTETVETEVDTAEFTSNDTEEQKDLKVEAETTSVVETVTQTETAEAPVAETSDDAQPSNDAKPANDKSDISVEVNIEAEILSSQEKAKAQGSPLKKLFTGAGLKKLSSKKQKSKKEADSKQTESGEQAAEQILQSTESTEPQKPGSGESSPDESAEHVVVEVTQAEVAQAVEAEGEPATSDSEKKKDGILPWSSFKKLVTPKKRVKRPSESEDEAPGDKLKSSTLSSTESAVFDEKTDETKPSEDAPSESKEESQEESKDEPKAEKTEPVAEEPKRKIDTSVSWEALICVGSAKKRARKTSDSDEEEFKIEEQVQQSGEEQAKTAESPVVSSGEADHENLASSPEPEEDLVSTWESFKRLVTQRKKPKAEDKSDEASGPEQTTSDSEIPKEESSFSLRKFIPRRKKKSDGKQVSLDVGSAEDDSDTPAVVPLSEYDNEPSAEVAIKAEEIKQEVAPVTQAQASTEDRAPSWISTTVENVEDETEGKQLCDIPEEGDAVATPKSTDDTIAEDIVKLTSEAVTTLEQVETEMVSAVTHILVTSGEMTPVSGDSMEKTDVVLQEDAENISVTTSNVDITMTEAEEKNFDITTDVYQVESAIKEEKTVLVAYEKTEATAICTGLDTREIQAVEEECISKPSVESVTAVSQALVTGLAVEDKTEKPETASVTEVEFHEAQVSEVQTELKEELQSPLENAVEEKPLQEVPADETAESKEDLIPVVTPTEEFAVIRETVCVISSTLESTDSQTAELAHDAAMENVPLVLPSSDHKIQVIVNDVEVVTSQRFVEGNCEVTSTNVCVVVEEVCENMKEVELIKADKVREAEIIKKQSSVIVQEVIQHVVENFAEAHEEKSISETASEELSFKLEETPAASEIIDDKPSTEVILDEKLPSDTIPEKPNTSDTVCENGDEQTCIITQKPTVNEAILIVETVPVSITAEIPAQSEEFDTVSVKVVQQETELTKSEVEQKQAEEKTVEDKEEFNETTESEDGKSQVQTDFKKVPTEIQKDTTETSATQEEKCQSTSAHQHQVLAEQCQIVQEVQIETARELNIGVVNIINADDVLEINMKDDNSEGQKSLEDMPQKDLEEPQMEVSTVDTKNQGESGDADCQNTDIKNVAAKLEITTEKTANTIAVEEVVEEVGNELGPVSTEVVTVS, encoded by the exons ATGCTTGGGACAATAACTTTAACAG TTGGCCAGACGGATGCCATCTCCCAAAAAGAAGACAACCCTGAAACAATTGAGGTGCATCAGGAAGAAGTAGCCCCTCAGGTTAATGGAGAGAAAGAAGGAGACGACTCTGCAAATGCAGATGAAATTACAACCACAGAAGAGAAGGTAGTAGAGGAAAAACAAGAGGAGGCCAATGAGGTGGGCTTCAAGAAGATCTTCCGTTTTGTTGGATTTAAGTTCACACTGAAGAAGGATAAGAATGAGAAGGCAGAGCCTGTGCAACTTCTGACAGTGAAGGAAGCAGAGAGTGGTGCTTCAGATGCAGCCACtgaagaaaacaaagagaaaTCGGTAACAAAGGAATCCAAATCTGAGGAAGAGATATCAGCAGAAActacagagaaaaagaaagaggccACAGCTGAAGATGCAACTGATAAGGCAGAAGAACCAACAGACCAACCTGAAATGAATGCCACAGCAGTGTCTGAAAAAAGCAGTGATGAGGTGCCAGTGAAATCTGCAGAGGAAACTGGGACAACATTGGAGAAAGAGCCAGAGCCAGAAGTGCCAATGGAATCATCCACTAGTCCACCCTCTCAAGAGTCACAGAGTCCCTTTAGGAGATTTTTTACTCAGGGAATCTTTTCCAACCTGCGAAAGAAGACAAGCTTTAAGAAGTCAAaagatgaggaacaagtcaagGAAAAGTCTGTAGAGGAAGACATTAAGAAAGCTGAGGAGACAGCAGATGATGCTGTTGAGAGTACAGAAGAAGCTAAAGTGCATGCAGAGAAAGGACCAGCTGAGACAGAACAGATAGAGAAGCTAACTGAAACAGTTGAAACTGAAGTAGACACAGCTGAATTTACTTCCAATGACACAGAGGAGCAAAAAGATCTTAAAGTAGAAGCTGAGACTACAAGTGTGGTTGAAACTGTGACTCAAACTGAAACTGCTGAAGCTCCTGTTGCTGAAACTTCTGATGATGCCCAACCCAGCAATGATGCAAAACCAGCAAATGACAAGTCAGATATTTCTGTAGAGGTGAACATTGAAGCAGAAATTCTGTCATCTCAGGAGAAAGCCAAGGCTCAGGGAAGCCCACTTAAGAAGCTGTTTACAGGAGCAGGTCTAAAAAAGCTGTCATCCAAAAAACAGAAGAGCAAGAAAGAAGCTGATTCAAAGCAAACAGAATCAGGTGAACAAGCTGCGGAACAGATCCTCCAATCCACTGAGTCAACAGAGCCCCAGAAACCTGGCAGTGGAGAATCTTCTCCAGATGAATCTGCTGAGCATGTTGTAGTGGAGGTAACTCAAGCTGAGGTAGCTCAAGCTGTCGAGGCTGAGGGTGAGCCAGCCACTTCTGACAGTGAGAAGAAGAAGGATGGAATTTTACCATGGTCATCTTTCAAAAAACTAGTCACTCCAAAAAAACGTGTCAAAAGGCCCTCTGAAAGTGAAGACGAGGCACCTGGTGACAAACTCAAATCTTCTACCCTGTCTTCAACTGAGAGTGCCGTCTTTGATGAGAAAACTGATGAGACTAAACCATCAGAAGATGCACCATCTGAGTCTAAAGAAGAATCTCAGGAAGAATCTAAGGATGAGCCAAAAGCTGAGAAGACTGAACCAGTTGCAGAAGAGCCTAAAAGAAAAATTGATACATCTGTGTCCTGGGAAGCTCTGATTTGTGTGGGGTCAGCTAAAAAAAGGGCCAGAAAGACTTCTGATTCTGATGAAGAAGAATTTAAGATTGAGGAACAAGTCCAGCAGTCTGGGGAAGAGCAGGCAAAGACTGCCGAGTCCCCTGTTGTAAGCTCTGGTGAAGCTGACCATGAGAATTTGGCATCCTCACCTGAACCAGAGGAAGACCTTGTTTCAACTTGGGAGTCCTTTAAAAGGCTCGTAACCCAGCGAAAGAAACCCAAAGCCGAAGACAAGTCAGATGAAGCCTCAGGTCCAGAGCAGACAACCTCCGACAGTGAGATCCCCAAAGAAGAATCCTCGTTCTCTTTGAGGAAATTCATTCCACGCAGGAAGAAGAAGTCTGATGGTAAACAAGTTTCTTTGGATGTTGGCTCTGCAGAGGATGATTCTGACACTCCAGCTGTGGTGCCTCTGTCAGAATATGACAATGAACCATCTGCAGAAGTTGCAATCAAGGCAGAGGAGATAAAGCAGGAAGTTGCACCAGTCACTCAGGCACAGGCCTCGACTGAAGATAGAGCACCATCTTGGATCTCAACCACTGTGGAAAATGTAGAGGATGAGACAGAAGGAAAGCAACTGTGTGACATACCCGAAGAAGGAGACGCAGTTGCCACACCTAAATCAACCGATGACACCATTGCAGAGGACATAGTTAAGCTTACATCAGAGGCTGTTACTACCCTTGAACAGGTGGAGACAGAAATGGTTTCTGCCGTTACACACATTTTGGTTACATCAGGGGAGATGACTCCTGTCTCAGGTGATAGTATGGAGAAGACTGATGTGGTACTGCAGGAAGATGCAGAAAATATTTCTGTTACCACAAGTAACGTGGATATCACCATGACCGAGGCAGAGGAAAAAAACTTTGATATTACCACTGATGTTTATCAGGTTGAGTCAGCCATCAAGGAAGAGAAAACAGTCTTGGTTGCATATGAGAAAACAGAGGCTACAGCCATTTGCACTGGGCTTGACACCCGTGAAATACAGGCAGTGGAAGAAGAATGCATCTCAAAACCTTCAGTAGAGTCTGTCACTGCTGTTAGCCAGGCACTAGTCACAGGGTTGGCCGTTGAAGACAAAACAGAGAAGCCTGAAACAGCCAGTGTGACTGAGGTTGAATTTCATGAGGCTCAGGTGAGTGAAGTTCAGACAGAGCTCAAAGAAGAGCTTCAATCACCCTTAGAAAATGCTGTTGAGGAGAAACCCCTTCAAGAGGTGCCTGCTGATGAAACTGCTGAGTCCAAGGAAGATCTCATTCCTGTTGTAACACCCACTGAAGAATTTGCAGTCATCAGAGAGACTGTCTGTGTTATAAGCTCAACGTTAGAGTCTACAGATTCCCAGACAGCAGAGCTAGCACATGATGCTGCTATGGAAAATGTCCCCCTTGTACTTCCTTCTAGTGACCACAAAATCCAGGTTATAGTGAATGATGTTGAGGTTGTCACTTCTCAAAGATTTGTTGAGGGAAACTGTGAAGTGACTTcaacaaatgtttgtgttgtggttGAGGAAGTTTGTGAGAATATGAAAGAAGTCGAACTAATAAAGGCAGACAAAGTGAGAGAGGCAGAAATCATTAAAAAGCAGAGCAGTGTTATTGTGCAGGAAGTCATTCAACATGTTGTAGAGAACTTTGCTGAGGCACATGAGGAAAAATCCATATCTGAGACGGCTAGTGAGGAGTTAAGCTTTAAGCTTGAAGAGACCCCAGCAGCTTCTGAAATCATTGACGATAAACCTTCAACAGAAGTCATTTTAGATGAAAAACTTCCATCAGACACAATCCCTGAGAAGCCAAATACATCTGACACTGTCTGCGAAAATGGTGATGAACAAACTTGTATTATCACTCAAAAACCTACAGTCAATGAAGCCATTTTGATTGTGGAAACAGTCCCAGTTTCCATCACAGCTGAAATCCCAGCTCAGAGTGAGGAGTTTGACACAGTCTCTGTGAAAGTTGTGCAGCAAGAAACAGAGCTAACAAAAAGTGAAGTCGAACAAAAGCAAGCAGAAGAGAAAACAGTAGAAGACAAAGAAGAATTTAATGAGACCACAGAAAGTGAAGATGGAAAAAGTCAAGTTCAAACAGATTTCAAGAAAGTGCCAACAGAAATCCAAAAAGATACCACAGAGACTTCAGCCACACAAGAGGAAAAGTGCCAGTCTACATCTGCACATCAACACCAGGTTTTGGCTGAGCAATGTCAAATAGTGCAAGAGGTACAGATTGAGACGGCACGGGAATTAAACATTGGTGTCGTAAACATAATAAATGCAGATGATGTACTTGAGATAAACATGAAAGATGACAATTCAGAGGGTCAGAAATCATTAGAAGACATGCCTCAAAAAGACTTGGAGGAGCCTCAAATGGAAGTTTCAACAGTGGACACGAAAAACCAGGGAGAGTCTGGAGATGCAGATTgtcaaaatacagatataaaaaacGTAGCTGCCAAACTGGAGATCACTACTGAGAAGACAGCAAACACCATTGCAGTGGAGGAGGTAGTGGAGGAAGTCGGGAATGAGCTCGGGCCGGTTTCAACAGAGGTTGTCACGGTGTCATGA